The DNA region ACCTGCCCGCACCTGTGGACGTTCCCCCGATCCAGGGAGTTCTGCCTAACGGCAAGGAAGCTGTTCGTCCATCTGACGATAAAGCTCCCTTCAGTGCGCTTGCCTTCAAGGTGATGGCTGATCCCTACGGCAAGCTCACCTTTGTTCGGATGTACTCCGGTGTGCTCGAGAAGGGCAGTTACGTGCTCAACTCCACCAAGGACAGCAAAGAGCGCATTTCCAGGCTGGTTGTGCTGAAAGCCGACGACCGCGAGGAAGTTGATGCGCTGCGCGCCGGCGATCTGGGTGCTGTTCTGGGTCTGAAGAACACAACCACTGGAGACACTCTGTGTTCTGTGGAAGATCCGATTGTTCTTGAGACTCTGTTTGTTCCTGAACCGGTGATCTCCGTAGCAGTTGAGCCCAAAACGAAGGGCGATATGGAGAAACTCTCCAAAGCTCTCGTCTCACTGGCTGAAGAAGACCCCACCTTCCGGGTCAGAACTGATTCAGAGACTGGCCAGACCGTGATTGCCGGGATGGGAGAGCTCCACTTGGAGATCCTGGTCGACCGGATGCTTCGTGAATTCAAGGTGGAGGCCAATATCGGCGCTCCTCAGGTTTCCTATCGCGAAACCATTCGCGCCTCATCACGAGGCGAGGGCAAGTTCTCTCGTCAAACAGGTGGTAAGGGTCAATACGGCCACGTGGTGATCGAAATGGAGCCGGGCGAACCAGAATCCGGCTTTGAATTTGTCAACAAGATTGTTGGCGGTGTCGTTCCAAAGGAATTCATCAAGCCCTCCGAAATGGGCATGAAGGAGACCTGTGAGTCCGGCGTGATCGCCGGATTCCCGATGATCGACGTCAAAGTCACCATGATCGACGGTTCATATCACGATGTGGACTCGTCGGAAATGGCTTTCAAAATTGCCGGTTCGATGGCCTTCAAGGATGCGGTCAAGAAGTGCAATCCAGTGCTTCTTGAGCCGATGATGAAGGTCGAAGTCGAAGTCCCCGAGGATTTCCTCGGCTCGATCATCGGCGACCTGTCCTCCCGCAGGGGCCAGGTCGAAGGTCAGGCAATTGACGATGGCACGTCAAAAGTCTCGTCCAAGGTGCCCTTGGCCGAGATGTTCGGCTACGCCACCGAGCTCCGATCCATGACCCAGGGTCGGGGTATTTTCTCGATGGAATTCAGCCACTATGAGGATGTTCCTCGCAACGTGGCCGAGGCCATCATTTCCAAGAATCAGGGCAATTCCTGATCTCTACCCCCTTTTAATTTCACCCCCGATTCTTTAACCAAAATGGCACGCGAGAAGTTCGAAAGGAACAAGCCCCACGTCAACATCGGCACCATCGGCCACGTTGACCACGGCAAGACAACCCTCACCGCCGCGATCACCAATGTGCTCGCCAAAAAGGGACAGGCAGAGGTCCAGGACTACGCCGATATCGACGGTGCTCCTGAAGAGCGCGAACGCGGCATCACCATCAACACCGCTCACGTCGAATACGAGACGGACTCGCGTCACTACGCCCACGTGGACTGCCCCGGTCACGCGGACTACGTGAAAAACATGATCACCGGTGCCGCTCAGATGGACGGCGCCATTCTCGTTTGTGCCGCCACCGACGGCCCCATGGCCCAGACCAAGGAGCACATCCTGCTGGCCAAGCAGGTGGGCGTCCCCGCCTTGGTGGTTGCGCTGAACAAGTGCGACATGGTTGATGACGAAGAGATCATCGAACTGGTGGAAATGGAGATCCGCGAACTGCTCTCCAGCTACGACTTCCCCGGAGACGATATCCCCATTGTTCAGGTCTCTGGACTGAAGGCCATCGAAGGTGAGGCTGAGTGGGAAGCCAAGATCGAAGAGCTGATGGCAGCCGTTGACTCCAACATCCCTGAGCCCGAGCGCGAA from Synechococcus sp. UW179A includes:
- the fusA gene encoding elongation factor G, which gives rise to MARAFPLERVRNIGIAAHIDAGKTTTTERILFYSGVVHKIGEVHDGAAVTDWMAQERERGITITAAAISTSWKDHRINIIDTPGHVDFTIEVERSMRVLDGVIAVFCAVGGVQPQSETVWRQADRYSVPRMVFVNKMDRTGADFLKVHGQIKDRLKANAVPIQLPIGAEGELSGIIDLVANQAHIYKDDLGQNIEVTDVPADMKDQVDEWRNVLMETVAENDENLIEKFLETGELSIDELKNGIREGVLKHGLVPVLCGSAFKNKGVQLVLDAVVDYLPAPVDVPPIQGVLPNGKEAVRPSDDKAPFSALAFKVMADPYGKLTFVRMYSGVLEKGSYVLNSTKDSKERISRLVVLKADDREEVDALRAGDLGAVLGLKNTTTGDTLCSVEDPIVLETLFVPEPVISVAVEPKTKGDMEKLSKALVSLAEEDPTFRVRTDSETGQTVIAGMGELHLEILVDRMLREFKVEANIGAPQVSYRETIRASSRGEGKFSRQTGGKGQYGHVVIEMEPGEPESGFEFVNKIVGGVVPKEFIKPSEMGMKETCESGVIAGFPMIDVKVTMIDGSYHDVDSSEMAFKIAGSMAFKDAVKKCNPVLLEPMMKVEVEVPEDFLGSIIGDLSSRRGQVEGQAIDDGTSKVSSKVPLAEMFGYATELRSMTQGRGIFSMEFSHYEDVPRNVAEAIISKNQGNS
- the tuf gene encoding elongation factor Tu, with the protein product MAREKFERNKPHVNIGTIGHVDHGKTTLTAAITNVLAKKGQAEVQDYADIDGAPEERERGITINTAHVEYETDSRHYAHVDCPGHADYVKNMITGAAQMDGAILVCAATDGPMAQTKEHILLAKQVGVPALVVALNKCDMVDDEEIIELVEMEIRELLSSYDFPGDDIPIVQVSGLKAIEGEAEWEAKIEELMAAVDSNIPEPEREVDKPFLMAVEDVFSITGRGTVATGRIERGIVKVGEEVEIVGIREPRKTTVTGVEMFRKLLDEGMAGDNVGLLLRGIQKEDIERGMVLVKPGSITPHTKFEGQVYVLKKEEGGRHTPFFAGYRPQFYIRTTDVTGQITAFTAEDGSNVEMVMPGDNIQMTGELICPVAMEMGMRFAIREGGRTIGAGVVSKIIE